One part of the Chryseobacterium mulctrae genome encodes these proteins:
- a CDS encoding SusC/RagA family TonB-linked outer membrane protein: protein MDKKVQSIKWLYLTVFLLPVLAMAQEKETKIDEVVLVGYTKVSKKDVTNSVSSVKAEAIKDMPSTNAAEAIQGRMAGVQVSLSEGSPGADVDIVIRGGNSITGSNAPLYIVDGVQMDNALSILSPKEIESIEVLKDASSTNIYGARGANGVVMITTKGGRKRAKTSINYNGFLGVRKIQNTIDVLDPYQYVLYQYEVYNKGGVQTDIDAFKARYGTYDQLSKYKDVQKRDWQDEVFGREAFNFTHNLAVTGGSDNSSFALSLNNVEEDGIMIGSGFKRSMLNFKYDYDISKKLNFTLNTRYSRQTIFGTGTSSTGSQSTNRLRNAVRYQPFEGGSNVNVDDFDPLFANETNLVNPILLANNEIKENGRNDLLLNGTLEYKISKDFTFRSVIGYLQRDEYINQFSGAITSVARQNNDQPVVVLNKSQTRRITNTNTLNYRKTFGSHKLDLLVGQEIVKTDGESLGMTIKWFPKSISAEEAFANIQSASPPGGLVQDAPKAGRNPDRLASFFGRANYIFKNKYILTASMRADGSSVFGAGNQWGYFPAASAAWKITEENFLKESQTISELKLRLGYGLSGNNRIGSFLYDTFFTTSSDYGYAFGTNVTPGATTGNILANKNVTWEKSASKNLGLDFGLFKGKVYGTLDVYQTDTKDLLLLAQIPKDRGYEYQYQNSGSTTNKGIEFSIGSAIINKENFTWKMDANISSNRNTIKSLGNNASPSSFSYLYPSGWQNSLNDFLVQVGKPVGTFWGYQTAGRYEVSDFDYNPATQVYTLKAGIPSSAAAANGAKLIQPGDLKLQDLNGDGIIDNKDMTDLGNAQPKFYGGFSQNFRYKNWDMSLMFNFSVGNKVYNANKIEYSTQYLYKDNNMLAEVADRWRWFDDAGVKVNDPTALAALNANTTGWTPPAGAYFLHSYAIEDGSFLRLNNVTLGYSLGKEFTKQLGLSNFRLYFTMNNVFTITGYSGYDPEANTRRNPLTPGVDYAAYPRSRFILSGVDITF, encoded by the coding sequence ATGGATAAAAAGGTACAATCAATAAAGTGGTTATATTTAACTGTTTTTCTGCTTCCCGTACTTGCTATGGCTCAGGAAAAAGAAACCAAGATTGACGAAGTTGTCTTGGTAGGATATACTAAAGTTTCTAAAAAAGATGTTACTAACTCCGTATCTTCTGTAAAGGCTGAAGCAATCAAAGATATGCCATCAACCAATGCTGCCGAAGCAATTCAGGGAAGAATGGCAGGAGTACAGGTTTCATTAAGTGAAGGCTCACCCGGAGCCGATGTAGACATTGTCATCAGAGGAGGTAATTCTATTACAGGAAGTAATGCTCCCCTTTACATTGTAGATGGAGTTCAAATGGATAATGCACTATCTATTTTATCTCCAAAAGAAATTGAATCTATTGAAGTTTTAAAAGACGCATCTTCTACCAATATCTACGGAGCCAGAGGAGCCAACGGTGTTGTTATGATCACCACAAAAGGAGGTCGCAAAAGAGCAAAAACATCAATTAATTATAATGGATTTTTAGGGGTAAGGAAAATTCAAAATACGATCGATGTATTAGATCCGTACCAATATGTGCTGTATCAATATGAAGTATATAATAAAGGTGGAGTTCAGACGGATATTGATGCTTTCAAGGCAAGATATGGAACTTACGACCAGTTAAGCAAATACAAAGACGTACAAAAAAGAGACTGGCAAGACGAGGTTTTTGGGAGAGAAGCATTTAACTTTACTCATAACCTTGCTGTCACCGGAGGATCTGACAATTCATCTTTCGCATTATCTTTAAATAATGTAGAGGAAGATGGGATTATGATTGGATCTGGTTTTAAAAGAAGCATGCTCAACTTCAAATATGATTATGATATTTCTAAGAAATTAAATTTCACTTTAAATACAAGATACAGCAGACAAACCATCTTCGGAACAGGAACCTCATCTACAGGTTCACAAAGTACCAACCGACTAAGGAATGCAGTAAGGTATCAACCATTTGAAGGAGGATCTAACGTAAACGTTGATGATTTTGATCCTTTATTTGCAAATGAAACCAATCTTGTAAATCCTATTCTTTTAGCGAACAATGAGATTAAAGAAAATGGAAGAAATGACTTGTTATTAAACGGAACTTTAGAATATAAAATCAGCAAAGATTTTACTTTCAGGAGTGTTATCGGATATTTGCAGAGGGATGAATATATTAATCAGTTTTCGGGAGCCATAACTTCTGTGGCAAGACAGAATAATGATCAACCGGTAGTTGTTTTAAACAAATCTCAAACAAGAAGAATTACCAATACTAATACTTTAAATTATAGAAAGACATTTGGAAGTCATAAATTAGATCTATTAGTAGGACAGGAAATCGTAAAAACAGATGGAGAATCATTAGGAATGACTATAAAATGGTTTCCAAAATCTATAAGTGCTGAAGAAGCATTTGCTAACATTCAGTCGGCTTCTCCTCCAGGTGGGTTGGTACAAGATGCTCCTAAAGCAGGAAGAAACCCTGACCGATTGGCATCATTTTTTGGTAGAGCCAACTATATCTTCAAAAATAAATACATCCTTACTGCTTCCATGAGAGCCGATGGTTCAAGTGTTTTTGGAGCTGGAAATCAATGGGGCTACTTCCCTGCAGCTTCTGCCGCTTGGAAAATTACTGAAGAAAATTTCTTAAAAGAAAGCCAAACCATCAGTGAATTAAAACTTCGTTTAGGATATGGTCTTTCTGGAAATAACAGAATCGGATCTTTCTTATATGATACTTTCTTCACAACGTCATCTGATTATGGATATGCTTTTGGCACCAATGTAACTCCAGGTGCTACAACAGGAAATATCTTAGCAAACAAAAATGTGACTTGGGAAAAATCTGCTTCTAAAAACCTAGGTTTAGATTTTGGCTTATTTAAAGGAAAAGTATATGGAACTTTAGATGTTTATCAAACGGATACCAAAGACTTATTACTTTTAGCTCAAATTCCTAAAGACAGAGGTTACGAATATCAATATCAAAACTCTGGAAGTACTACGAATAAAGGTATTGAATTCTCCATCGGAAGTGCTATCATTAACAAGGAAAATTTCACTTGGAAAATGGATGCGAATATCTCTTCAAACAGAAACACCATTAAAAGTTTAGGAAATAATGCATCTCCAAGTTCTTTTTCTTACCTGTACCCTTCAGGTTGGCAAAACAGCTTGAATGACTTCTTAGTACAGGTTGGTAAGCCAGTAGGTACTTTTTGGGGATATCAAACAGCAGGAAGATATGAAGTAAGTGATTTCGATTATAATCCAGCAACGCAGGTTTATACACTGAAAGCAGGTATTCCTAGCTCTGCAGCCGCTGCAAACGGAGCAAAACTAATACAACCTGGAGATCTTAAGCTTCAAGATTTAAACGGTGACGGTATTATTGATAATAAAGATATGACCGATCTAGGAAATGCCCAACCTAAATTCTATGGTGGTTTTAGCCAGAATTTCCGTTACAAAAACTGGGATATGAGCTTAATGTTTAATTTCTCTGTTGGAAATAAAGTGTATAACGCTAACAAAATCGAATATTCAACACAATATTTATACAAAGACAATAACATGTTAGCTGAAGTGGCCGACAGATGGAGATGGTTCGATGATGCAGGTGTAAAAGTAAATGACCCAACAGCTTTAGCTGCATTAAATGCCAATACAACAGGATGGACTCCACCTGCAGGTGCTTATTTCTTACATTCGTATGCTATTGAAGACGGATCTTTCTTAAGACTAAACAACGTAACTTTAGGGTATTCTCTTGGAAAAGAATTTACTAAACAATTAGGACTTTCAAACTTCAGACTGTATTTCACAATGAATAATGTCTTTACCATTACTGGTTATTCAGGATATGATCCAGAAGCTAATACCAGAAGAAATCCTTTAACACCTGGTGTAGATTATGCCGCTTATCCAAGAAGCAGATTTATCTTATCAGGAGTTGACATCACTTTTTAA
- a CDS encoding RagB/SusD family nutrient uptake outer membrane protein, whose protein sequence is MKKNKFLTILFAVAGVISLNSCDDYLDVESLSNTAEKQQFDSAPDTFSALVGVYNATMGDNTYGQRMNLILTQSGDDLRTSGDYNANDRRGISCFGAIPTNTELLRPFLDTYAGIERANLVIKNIPLSPVMQTGSAADKTLMNRYLGEALTLRAQFYYDLIKNWGDVPFQDVPSAYLPDLYLAKTDRDIIYDKILEDLLKAEALVPWRSEGGTTAQRISKGAVKGLRARIALARAGYSLRRNPQQMLQGSNPQKYYQIAYDECKDIINSAQHQLNPSYEGLFRSLHTNSQDATNEVIYAIGAFGGNSRTDSKIGYYNGLRHDDTDWKSSGGISAIPVYFYEFTKYDLRRDVNIAIYRVNTTKQEELQTSINWNDGKFRKSWTSITGTSQNLGIDWPMLRYSDILLMFAEADNELHGGPSADAINAVMAVRQRAYAGNLGQVGTIPTGKAAFFDYIVKERQLEFGGEGLRKYDLIRWNLLETKINETRAKLTQFMNGTGAYANVPEYIFYKKPTYVPTKTAQQNVLDIDFYTTAGVAKADIFYSPNQSVATPSGYTKVNWRLAMTQPYISGDPIKSYAYYFQPNRKELLPLALDVVNSNYNLTQDYGY, encoded by the coding sequence ATGAAGAAGAATAAATTTTTAACAATACTATTTGCTGTTGCAGGAGTAATATCTTTAAACTCTTGTGATGATTACCTGGATGTAGAAAGCTTATCTAATACAGCCGAAAAACAACAATTTGACTCTGCTCCAGACACTTTCTCCGCTTTGGTAGGCGTTTATAACGCTACTATGGGTGACAATACCTATGGCCAGAGAATGAACTTAATCCTTACTCAATCAGGTGACGATTTAAGAACTTCTGGTGATTATAACGCGAATGACAGAAGAGGAATTAGTTGCTTCGGCGCAATTCCTACAAATACTGAGCTATTAAGACCTTTCTTAGATACTTATGCCGGAATTGAAAGAGCGAATCTTGTCATTAAAAACATCCCGCTTTCACCAGTGATGCAAACTGGTTCAGCAGCAGATAAGACGTTAATGAACAGATATTTGGGCGAGGCTTTAACATTGAGAGCCCAATTCTACTATGATCTTATAAAAAACTGGGGCGATGTACCTTTCCAAGATGTACCTTCAGCCTATCTTCCTGACTTGTATCTTGCAAAAACGGATAGAGATATTATTTATGATAAAATTCTTGAAGATTTGCTTAAAGCTGAAGCTCTTGTACCTTGGAGATCCGAAGGAGGAACTACTGCACAAAGAATTTCAAAAGGTGCAGTTAAAGGTTTAAGAGCCAGAATTGCTTTAGCAAGAGCAGGATATTCTTTAAGAAGAAATCCTCAACAAATGCTGCAGGGGTCTAATCCTCAGAAATATTACCAGATCGCTTATGATGAGTGTAAAGACATTATCAATTCTGCTCAGCATCAGCTTAATCCTAGCTATGAAGGATTATTCAGATCATTACATACCAATTCTCAGGATGCTACGAATGAGGTGATCTATGCGATCGGAGCTTTCGGAGGAAACTCAAGAACAGACAGTAAAATCGGTTACTATAACGGTTTAAGACATGATGATACCGATTGGAAATCTTCAGGTGGAATCAGTGCAATTCCTGTTTATTTTTATGAATTTACAAAATATGATCTAAGAAGAGATGTTAACATCGCCATCTATAGAGTAAATACTACAAAACAGGAAGAGCTTCAGACATCTATCAACTGGAATGACGGTAAATTTAGAAAATCTTGGACCTCAATTACAGGAACATCTCAAAACTTAGGGATCGATTGGCCAATGCTTAGATATTCAGATATTTTATTAATGTTTGCAGAAGCTGATAACGAATTACACGGTGGTCCATCTGCCGATGCGATCAATGCAGTGATGGCAGTAAGACAAAGAGCCTATGCAGGTAATTTAGGTCAGGTAGGAACGATTCCAACTGGTAAAGCAGCTTTCTTCGATTATATCGTGAAAGAAAGACAGCTTGAATTTGGTGGTGAAGGATTAAGAAAATATGATCTTATCCGTTGGAATTTATTAGAAACTAAAATTAATGAAACAAGAGCTAAGCTTACCCAGTTCATGAATGGTACGGGAGCATATGCAAACGTTCCTGAATATATTTTCTACAAAAAGCCAACCTATGTTCCAACAAAAACGGCTCAACAAAATGTATTAGACATTGATTTCTATACAACTGCAGGAGTTGCAAAAGCAGATATTTTCTACAGTCCAAATCAATCTGTTGCTACACCATCAGGTTATACAAAAGTAAACTGGAGATTAGCAATGACTCAGCCATACATAAGTGGAGATCCTATCAAGAGTTATGCATATTATTTCCAGCCTAACAGGAAAGAGCTATTACCATTAGCATTAGACGTTGTAAACTCTAATTATAATCTTACCCAAGATTATGGTTATTAG
- a CDS encoding pectinesterase family protein, whose protein sequence is MQFSGLKNSTFFFIFSVVIISLLSFKANDEKTIIVSKDGKGNFTTIQQAIDAVEEGTSVRTKIIIKPGTYREKVTVTATKSPIILIGEKADNTILVYGDYASKQNAEGKNIGTTGSSTLFIFSDNFSAKNITFQNDAGPVGQAVAVLTTGDKIAFENCRFLGFQDTLYTKGTQDNPDKSKTSRNYFKNCYIEGTTDYIFGAGTAVFEDCTIYSKKNASYVTAASTPEGAEFGYVFINCNLTGDASANSVYLGRPWRPFAKTVYINCAIDSTIKKEGWHNWSKPDAEKTTFYAEYNSKGAGADSSKRVFWSHQLTKDQAKKYSAKNILKGKDNWNFTKSFK, encoded by the coding sequence ATGCAGTTTTCAGGTTTAAAAAATAGTACATTCTTCTTTATTTTTTCAGTAGTCATAATTAGTCTTCTTTCTTTCAAAGCTAATGATGAAAAAACCATCATCGTTTCGAAAGACGGAAAAGGAAATTTTACGACTATTCAACAGGCAATCGACGCTGTTGAAGAAGGAACATCGGTAAGAACAAAAATTATAATAAAACCAGGAACCTACAGAGAAAAAGTTACTGTCACTGCTACAAAAAGCCCAATAATTTTAATCGGTGAAAAAGCAGATAACACGATTTTAGTTTACGGCGATTATGCTTCAAAGCAAAACGCAGAAGGCAAAAATATAGGAACTACAGGTTCATCTACTCTATTTATTTTTTCAGATAATTTTTCAGCAAAAAATATCACCTTTCAAAATGATGCAGGACCAGTTGGGCAAGCCGTTGCTGTTCTCACCACAGGAGACAAAATTGCTTTTGAAAACTGCCGATTCTTAGGATTTCAGGATACTCTATACACCAAAGGAACTCAGGATAACCCGGATAAGAGCAAAACTTCCAGAAATTATTTTAAAAACTGCTACATCGAAGGAACTACAGACTATATTTTCGGAGCTGGCACTGCCGTTTTTGAAGATTGTACAATATATTCCAAAAAAAATGCATCTTATGTTACTGCTGCCTCTACTCCGGAAGGAGCTGAGTTTGGTTACGTATTTATTAACTGTAATTTAACAGGTGATGCATCAGCAAATTCTGTATATTTGGGAAGACCTTGGAGACCTTTTGCAAAAACAGTTTACATCAATTGTGCAATCGATTCCACAATAAAAAAAGAAGGTTGGCATAACTGGTCTAAACCTGATGCTGAAAAGACAACTTTCTATGCAGAATATAATTCAAAAGGAGCCGGAGCAGATTCCTCAAAAAGAGTTTTCTGGTCTCATCAGCTAACGAAAGATCAGGCTAAAAAATATTCAGCAAAAAATATTTTGAAAGGAAAAGACAACTGGAACTTTACAAAAAGTTTTAAATAA
- a CDS encoding pectate lyase: MKFSLKHKIFTTGIFTMFVLSVSAQEKTLSFPGAEGFGRYTTGGRGGKVLFVTKLTDDGSEGTLRYVLDQKGARYIVFKTAGTIYLESPLKIKEGNVTIAGQTAPGDGITIANYETFVAADNVIIRFLRFRMGDQKKFEGDALGARFIKNLIVDHCSMSWSTDETVSIYVNENTTLQWCIISESLRNSAHQKGAHGYGGIAGGKFASFHHNMYAHHDSRNPRLGEYAGSKFALTDLTDFRNNVIYNWGHNNVYGGEGMNVNMVNNYYKPGPASMNKKRIVAIDKNEKPETEVYNIWGKYYINGNVSEENPDVTADNWNAGVFNQMKPSYNLTDADKNSIKINQPHDIQNNVKTHSAKEAYEKILQIGGASLVRDVIDIRILKEVKNGTFTYNGSLGSKNGIIDSQNDIGGFPDLKPGKPLLDSDNDGMPDEWEKTHNLDPKKANANGRDLDKNYDNIEVYINDLVKKITDKQ; the protein is encoded by the coding sequence ATGAAATTCAGTCTAAAACATAAAATCTTTACCACTGGCATTTTTACAATGTTCGTTTTGTCGGTTTCGGCTCAGGAGAAAACGTTGAGTTTCCCTGGCGCAGAAGGTTTCGGAAGATACACAACTGGAGGAAGAGGCGGAAAAGTTTTATTTGTAACAAAATTGACAGACGACGGTTCAGAAGGAACTTTAAGATATGTTTTAGACCAAAAAGGAGCAAGATATATTGTTTTCAAAACAGCAGGAACGATCTACTTGGAATCTCCATTAAAAATAAAAGAAGGCAATGTCACCATTGCCGGACAAACTGCTCCAGGCGACGGAATTACCATTGCCAACTACGAAACTTTTGTTGCGGCAGATAACGTAATTATTCGTTTTTTACGTTTCAGAATGGGAGATCAGAAAAAATTTGAAGGTGATGCATTAGGGGCAAGATTTATAAAAAATTTAATCGTCGATCATTGCTCAATGAGTTGGTCTACCGACGAGACGGTTTCTATTTATGTGAATGAAAATACCACACTTCAATGGTGCATAATTTCAGAAAGTTTAAGAAATTCTGCCCATCAAAAAGGCGCTCACGGATACGGCGGAATTGCAGGTGGAAAATTCGCTTCTTTTCATCATAACATGTATGCTCATCACGACAGCAGAAATCCCAGATTGGGTGAGTATGCAGGAAGTAAATTTGCATTGACCGATTTAACTGATTTTAGAAATAATGTCATTTACAATTGGGGACACAACAATGTCTACGGCGGTGAAGGAATGAATGTAAATATGGTTAATAATTACTATAAACCAGGTCCCGCATCGATGAACAAAAAAAGAATTGTAGCCATCGATAAAAACGAAAAACCTGAAACCGAAGTTTACAACATTTGGGGTAAATATTATATCAACGGAAATGTCTCTGAAGAAAATCCTGATGTAACCGCAGACAACTGGAATGCAGGCGTTTTTAATCAAATGAAACCTTCTTACAATTTGACTGATGCTGATAAAAATTCAATAAAAATAAATCAGCCACACGATATTCAGAATAATGTAAAAACACATTCCGCAAAAGAAGCGTATGAAAAAATATTGCAGATTGGCGGGGCAAGTTTAGTGAGAGATGTAATAGACATCCGTATTTTAAAAGAGGTAAAAAATGGTACTTTCACATATAACGGTTCACTTGGAAGTAAAAACGGGATCATCGATTCGCAAAATGATATCGGTGGGTTTCCAGATTTAAAACCCGGAAAACCCCTACTCGATTCAGACAACGACGGAATGCCCGATGAATGGGAAAAAACACACAATCTCGATCCTAAAAAAGCCAATGCAAACGGAAGAGATTTAGATAAAAATTATGATAATATCGAGGTCTACATAAATGACCTTGTTAAAAAAATAACCGATAAACAGTAG
- a CDS encoding DUF4861 family protein, which yields MSIKLNIFKIILTGAVFATNMSFAQQNVIEKIRKNPKTPFSYAELSIKEGGKWQGNEYIGGTFKNVNELTLPAEHTDHSYYIRYEGIGLENNQIGYRLYLDWRNATDIFGKKVNTLVLPEVGQDGFETYHHDAVWGQDILKSGRTIGIGSYGRYDDQNDFVETFKTVKSTTAKVFNENDKSFATIDYKGWKTWGKAVDLQSKLTIFNKDRFVKVDLSLDQTLSGLCTGIVAFKDIPMKQGISKNKKWGYIATYGTQTLAKKEDNLGMVVFYPIESFDKSVKAKSTHIVVFKKTKNVSYYFMGAWSQEPNGIKTQAEFYKDLDKKLEILDNNNQL from the coding sequence ATGTCAATAAAATTAAACATATTCAAAATCATATTAACTGGAGCAGTTTTTGCGACCAATATGTCATTTGCTCAGCAAAATGTAATTGAAAAAATACGCAAAAATCCTAAAACACCCTTTTCGTATGCCGAATTATCGATAAAAGAAGGCGGAAAATGGCAGGGAAACGAATACATCGGCGGAACTTTTAAAAACGTAAATGAGTTAACGCTTCCTGCAGAGCATACCGACCATTCTTACTACATCAGATACGAAGGAATTGGTTTAGAAAACAACCAAATCGGTTACAGACTGTATCTGGATTGGAGAAATGCTACAGATATTTTTGGTAAAAAAGTAAATACTTTGGTTTTGCCTGAAGTCGGTCAGGATGGTTTTGAAACATATCATCATGATGCAGTTTGGGGGCAGGATATTTTGAAATCAGGTCGCACCATCGGAATCGGTTCTTACGGAAGATATGATGACCAAAATGATTTTGTGGAAACTTTTAAAACCGTAAAAAGCACGACCGCAAAAGTTTTTAATGAAAATGATAAATCTTTTGCAACCATCGATTACAAAGGTTGGAAAACTTGGGGAAAAGCGGTTGATCTTCAATCGAAACTGACCATTTTCAACAAAGATCGTTTTGTAAAAGTTGATTTAAGTTTAGATCAAACGCTTTCAGGTTTATGCACAGGAATTGTCGCTTTCAAAGATATTCCAATGAAACAGGGAATCAGCAAAAACAAAAAATGGGGCTACATTGCTACTTACGGAACGCAGACTTTAGCAAAAAAAGAAGACAATCTTGGGATGGTGGTATTCTACCCCATCGAAAGTTTTGATAAATCTGTGAAAGCAAAATCTACGCATATCGTCGTTTTTAAGAAGACAAAAAATGTTTCATATTACTTTATGGGGGCTTGGTCGCAAGAACCAAACGGAATTAAAACCCAAGCAGAATTCTATAAAGATTTAGATAAAAAATTAGAAATTTTAGATAATAACAATCAACTTTAA
- a CDS encoding glycoside hydrolase family 88/105 protein: MSFIDQKLKIYAVAVLSSGMFLACAQTKTTVASKPAKETSQSGKVVPTNLKWSERMMLSEMQRFPEAWMLDFSKSPKWTYPSAIVLDGAEQLYIKTGKKEYYDYISEFGEKLIKEDGTILTYDIEKYNIDMLNSGNVLLYLYEKEKKEKYLKALQTLRLQIEGQPRTNEGSFWHKKIYPYQVWLDGLYMGMPFYTHYTKDFTKGADAAKAYDDIVFQFDSVQKNLLDKKTGLLYHAWDESKEQAWANKETGLSPNFWGRAMGWYGMAMVDVLDYLPENHPGRARIISYIKSYSDAVIKYQDKKSGLWYQVLDKPLANGNYEEATASAMFVYTMIKSVNKGYLPKSYKVAAKKGYDGIIKNLITVDENGVVNLNKCCAVAGLGGKPYRDGSYEYYVNEEIRSNDGKGTGPFILASLEFEK, from the coding sequence ATGAGTTTTATTGATCAAAAATTAAAAATATATGCAGTTGCAGTTTTAAGTTCAGGAATGTTCTTAGCTTGTGCTCAAACAAAAACGACAGTTGCCTCAAAACCAGCAAAAGAAACTTCACAATCAGGAAAAGTAGTTCCAACTAACCTAAAATGGTCTGAAAGAATGATGCTTTCAGAAATGCAGAGATTTCCTGAAGCATGGATGCTCGATTTCAGCAAAAGCCCAAAGTGGACGTATCCTTCAGCAATCGTTTTGGATGGAGCCGAGCAACTTTATATTAAAACTGGCAAAAAAGAATACTACGATTACATAAGTGAATTTGGAGAAAAACTGATCAAAGAAGACGGTACCATTCTTACCTACGATATCGAAAAATACAATATCGATATGTTGAATAGCGGAAACGTATTGCTTTATCTTTATGAAAAAGAGAAAAAAGAAAAATACCTGAAAGCGCTACAAACACTTCGTTTGCAAATCGAAGGACAACCAAGAACTAATGAAGGTTCTTTCTGGCATAAAAAAATATATCCTTATCAGGTTTGGTTAGATGGTCTTTATATGGGAATGCCTTTCTACACGCATTACACAAAAGATTTCACCAAAGGTGCAGATGCAGCAAAAGCCTATGATGATATCGTTTTCCAGTTTGATTCTGTACAAAAAAATCTTTTAGACAAAAAAACAGGATTGCTTTATCACGCTTGGGATGAAAGTAAGGAACAAGCTTGGGCAAACAAAGAAACCGGCCTCTCGCCTAATTTTTGGGGAAGAGCAATGGGTTGGTACGGAATGGCAATGGTAGACGTTCTGGATTATTTGCCAGAAAATCATCCGGGAAGAGCAAGAATTATTTCTTACATAAAATCTTACTCTGACGCTGTTATTAAATATCAGGATAAAAAATCTGGTCTTTGGTATCAGGTTTTAGATAAGCCATTAGCAAATGGTAATTACGAAGAAGCAACGGCTTCAGCAATGTTTGTTTACACGATGATTAAATCGGTTAACAAAGGTTATCTTCCAAAATCATACAAAGTAGCTGCTAAAAAAGGCTACGACGGGATCATCAAAAACCTGATTACAGTTGATGAAAACGGTGTCGTAAATTTAAATAAATGTTGTGCTGTTGCCGGTTTAGGAGGAAAACCTTACAGAGATGGTTCTTATGAATATTATGTCAATGAAGAGATCCGTTCTAATGATGGAAAGGGAACAGGACCATTCATTTTGGCAAGTTTAGAATTTGAGAAGTAG